From a single Notolabrus celidotus isolate fNotCel1 chromosome 7, fNotCel1.pri, whole genome shotgun sequence genomic region:
- the sart1 gene encoding U4/U6.U5 tri-snRNP-associated protein 1, with protein MGSSKKHKEKSRDKDAEERRREHKKHRHKDRERDGSDRDGTRDKEKRKRSRSRERSGRESRGKGERGGGEPRVKKEKVDLGYEESNAEIGPQSASGDASLSIDDTNKLRAKLGLKPLEMNDNKKELGTKEEPLVAETINPVLISKQKEMREKLAAMKEKRILNQKLGKVKTLADDGWLDDTAEWVEKSRTMAKEKEMAEKRAKLLEEMDEEFGVSSLVEEDFAQSRKEAYTARDLKGLKVQHKVDSFNEGQTVILTLQDKGVLEEEEDVLVNVGLVDREKAEKNVELKKKKPDYKPYEEEESVDDMVTLKSHSVLSKYDEEIEGEKKKSFRLNVGGFADGERERELQAMREALRNQAQSLEMPALMIASEYYTPQEMVGFKKTKRRVKKIRKKEKHSVADELHLDDTRSTDFGSRSRGRGRKQLEEEGQEVKEEEAEEGGGGGGEGTSTQNIPLLSDDIRTAEMDISDDDDGDFSPFEPTVIEEDEAEQELQKQLEKQRKLRQKQLLKDSGEKVAEQIKSLEKGNIENDSEKKNNIVFNATSEFCRALGDIPTYGLSGNREDQEDMMDFEQEEEKDDAGGSDSEMDENVGWSTVNLDEEQKQPDFSTASATILDEEPIVNSGLAAALLLCKNKGLLDTQMQKVARVRAPKGALPNDNYCIEDKMGFDDKYSRREEYRGFTQDFKDKDGYKPDVKIEYVDESGRRLTPKEAFRQLSHRFHGKGSGKMKTERRMKKLEEEALLKKMSSSDTPLGTVALLQEKQKSQKTPYIVLSGSGKSMNANTITK; from the coding sequence ATGGGGTCAtccaagaaacacaaggagaaGAGCCGCGACAAGGACGCAGAAGAGCGCCGCCGGGAACATAAGAAGCATCGCCACAAGGACCGGGAGAGAGATGGATCAGACCGGGATGGTACTCGAGATAAAGAGAAACGAAAACGCTCCAGGTCCAGGGAAAGAAGCGGGCGAGAGAGCCGCGGCAAAGGTGAACGGGGCGGCGGGGAGCCGCGagttaagaaagaaaaagtggatCTTGGATATGAGGAAAGCAATGCAGAAATTGGACCTCAGTCTGCGAGCGGAGATGCATCTCTCAGCATTGATGATACAAACAAACTCAGAGCCAAGCTGGGACTGAAGCCTCTAGAAATGAATGACAACAAGAAGGAGCTGGGGACCAAAGAGGAGCCACTGGTGGCGGAGACCATCAACCCTGTTCTCATCTCAAAACAGAAAGAGATGAGGGAGAAGCTTGCAGCTATGAAAGAAAAACGCATCCTGAACCAGAAACTGGGGAAAGTCAAGACCTTAGCAGATGATGGCTGGCTGGATGACACAGCTGAGTGGGTTGAGAAAAGCAGAACGATggcaaaagagaaagaaatggcAGAGAAGAGGGCCAAGCTTCTGGAGGAGATGGATGAGGAGTTTGGTGTCAGCAGTCTGGTGGAAGAGGATTTTGCACAAAGCAGAAAGGAGGCCTACACAGCAAGAGATCTAAAGGGGCTCAAAGTGCAGCATAAGGTGGATTCATTCAACGAAGGCCAGACTGTCATTCTGACCCTACAGGACAAAGGTGTgcttgaagaggaggaggatgtgctTGTTAATGTGGGACTGGTGGACAGAGAAAAGGCAGAGAAGAATGTGGagctaaagaagaagaagccagaTTACAAGCCgtatgaagaagaggagagtgtgGATGATATGGTGACATTGAAGTCCCACTCAGTACTTTCAAAGTATGATGAAGAAATTGAGGGCGAAAAGAAAAAGAGCTTCCGTTTGAATGTTGGCGGCTTTGCTGATGGGGAGCGAGAGCGGGAGCTTCAGGCCATGAGGGAGGCTTTGAGAAATCAAGCCCAGTCTCTGGAAATGCCAGCTCTCATGATCGCCTCTGAGTATTACACACCTCAAGAAATGGTGGGCTTTAAAAAGACAAAGCGCCGTGTGAAGAAAATCCGGAAGAAGGAGAAACATTCAGTTGCCGATGAGCTTCATCTCGATGACACCCGCAGCACCGATTTTGGGTCCAGGAGTCGGGGTCGAGGTCGCAAACAGCTGGAGGAAGAGGGTCAGGAAGTtaaggaggaagaggcagaggagggaggaggaggaggaggagagggcacCTCAACACAAAACATCCCCCTGTTGTCTGATGACATCAGGACAGCAGAAATGGACataagtgatgatgatgatggtgactTTTCACCCTTTGAGCCCACTGTCATTGAGGAGGATGAGGCAGAGCaggagctgcagaaacaactgGAGAAGCAGAGGAAGCTGAGGCAAAAGCAGCTTCTTAAAGATTCTGGGGAAAAGGTGGCAGAGCAGATTAAAAGCCTTGAGAAAGGCAACATTGAAAATGattcagagaagaaaaacaacattgtttttaatgcCACCTCCGAGTTTTGCAGAGCTCTGGGTGATATTCCAACTTATGGACTGTCAGGCAACAGAGAGGACCAAGAAGACATGATGGACTTtgagcaggaagaggagaaagatgaTGCAGGAGGTTCAGACTCCGAAATGGATGAGAATGTTGGCTGGAGCACAGTTAACTTGGATGAAGAGCAGAAACAACCAGATTTCTCCACAGCTTCTGCCACCATTTTGGATGAAGAGCCCATTGTCAACTCTGGCCTTGCTGCTGCTTTGCTGCTGTGCAAAAACAAAGGTCTGTTGGACACCCAAATGCAGAAGGTAGCTCGTGTCAGAGCACCAAAAGGTGCTTTGCCTAATGACAACTACTGCATTGAGGACAAGATGGGCTTTGATGACAAGTACAGCCGCAGGGAAGaatacagaggcttcactcaaGACTTCAAGGACAAGGACGGATATAAGCCTGATGTCAAGATCGAGTACGTGGATGAATCTGGGAGGAGACTCACTCCTAAAGAAGCTTTCAGGCAGCTCTCACATCGATTCCACGGGAAAGGGTCTGGAAAGATGAAGACCGAGAGGAGAATGAAAAAGCTGGAAGAAGAGGCACTGCTGAAGAAGATGAGCAGCAGTGATACTCCTTTGGGGACGGTGGCTTTGCTCCAAGAGAAGCAGAAATCTCAGAAAACACCATATATTGTGCTCAGTGGGAGTGGGAAGAGTATGAATGCAAACACCATCACCAAATAA